In the genome of Vicia villosa cultivar HV-30 ecotype Madison, WI linkage group LG7, Vvil1.0, whole genome shotgun sequence, one region contains:
- the LOC131618044 gene encoding uric acid degradation bifunctional protein TTL isoform X2, whose translation MELGLGFDENDYLSCCGSTQFAKEMASASPFPSYQHALSVARHIWFNTVDVNGWLQAFSAHPSIGQTRAPSHASQTSAQWSKGEQSTALATATGSSLQELAEWNARYMQKFGFVFLICASGRSTESILAELKKRYTNRPIVEFEIAAQEQMKITELRLSKLFTSKGNIISTTDKNSSLATKKAEERVSIIGGHVTAASDTLTAKSIQNPSRTRPPITTHVLDVSRGSPASGIDVLLEKWNGNQARPIFGYTDSDGWVVQGSSSTDSDGRSGQLMNIVDDVDPGIYRISFNTGKYNPNGFFPSVSIVFEILESQTRQHFHVPLLLSPFSFSTYRGS comes from the exons ATGGAATTGGGATTAGGTTTTGATGAAAACGATTACTTATCATGCTGTGGAAGCACCcaattcgccaaagaaatggctTCAGCTTCTCCTTTTCCTTCCTACCAACACGCTCTTTCTGTTGCCAGACACATTTGGTTCAACACCGTTGATGTTAATGGTTGGCTACAAGCTTTCTCTGCTCACCCTTCCATTGGTCAAACTCGTGCCCCTTCTCATGCTTCTCAAACCAGTGCCCA GTGGAGTAAGGGAGAACAATCAACTGCTTTAGCAACTGCTACTGGTTCTAGTTTACAG GAACTAGCTGAATGGAATGCTAGGTATATGCAAAAGTTTGGGTTTGTATTTCTTATATGTGCATCTGGGAGAAGTACTGAATCGATACTTGCTGAATTGAAG AAACGCTATACAAATAGACCAATTGTCGAATTTGAGATTGCAGCTCAGGAGCAAATGAAAATTACAGAACTGCGCTTGTCAAAGCTCTTTACAAGTAAAGGAAACATAATTTCTACAACTGATAAAAATTCCTCTCTCGCAACAAAAAAAGCAGAAG AACGTGTAAGCATTATTGGTGGTCACGTGACTGCTGCTTCAGACACTTTAACTGCAAAATCGATCCAAAACCCGTCCAGAACCCGCCCACCTATTACCACTCATGTGTTGGATGTTTCGCGGGGCTCTCCAGCTTCAGGCATTGATGTACTTTTGGAGAAGTGGAACGGTAATCAAGCTCGTCCGATATTCGGTTACACGGATAGTGACGGATGGGTGGTTCAAGGGTCTTCGTCGACAGATTCAGACGGTCGTAGTGGTCAACTAATGAACATAGTTGATGATGTGGATCCAGGGATATACAGGATAAGTTTCAACACTGGAAAGTACAATCCGAACGGTTTCTTTCCATCCGTATCTATTGTGTTTGAAATCTTGGAGTCACAGACAAGGCAACATTTTCATGTTCCTCTATTGCTTTCGCCATTTTCCTTCAGCACTTACCGTGGAAGCTAG
- the LOC131618045 gene encoding uncharacterized protein LOC131618045 encodes MAAFLARKSLLALRTRQMAVAGQGLHNSQNYGMRLSSHLYSTKIEDEEREKLSKEMSKDWSAVFERSINTLFLTELVRGLMLTLKYFFDKNVTINYPFEKGPLSPRFRGEHALRRYPTGEERCIACKLCEAICPAQAITIEAEEREDGSRRTTRYDIDMTKCIYCGFCQEACPVDAIVEGPNFEFSTETHEELLYDKEKLLENGDRWETEIAENLRSESLYR; translated from the exons ATGGCCGCGTTCTTAGCTCGGAAATCACTTCTCGCCCTTCGTACCCGCCAGATG gCTGTTGCAGGTCAAGGGCTTCACAATTCCCAAAATTATGGCATGAGATTGAGCTCACACCTCTACTCTACCAAAATAG AGGACGAGGAAAGGGAGAAACTTTCAAAGGAAATGTCAAAGGATTGGAGTGCTG TTTTTGAACGTAGCATCAACACCCtttttctcactgagcttgttcgAGGTCTAATGCTGACGCTGAAGTACTTCTTTGATAAAAATGTTACG ATCAATTATCCATTTGAGAAAGGCCCTTTGAGTCCACGTTTCCGTGGTGAGCATGCACTCAGACGATATCCAACAGGAGAAGAACGTTGCATTGCTTGCAAACTCTGTGAAGCG atatGTCCTGCACAAGCAATAACAATTGAGGCTGAGGAGCGTGAAGATGGCAGCCGCAGGACAACTCG GTATGATATTGACATGACCAAGTGCATCTATTGTGGATTTTGTCAAGAGGCATGCCCAGTTGACGCCATTGTTGAAGGGCCAAACTTTGAATTTTCTACAGAGACTCACGAG GAGCTTCTATATGACAAAGAGAAGCTGCTTGAAAATGGGGATAGATGGGAAACGGAAATTGCAGAGAACCTGAGATCTGAAAGCCTTTATCGTTGA
- the LOC131618043 gene encoding heavy metal-associated isoprenylated plant protein 4 produces MEGGKEEKKNDKGKDKIEGKEEKKKDDIELIIAIYKLNMHCQECGNKIKKHLLTTQGVQSVEMDIEKGEMKVKGKLDPLKVLKIIEKKSNKKVELISPKVKPKEITISKPKEIKDPIVRTISVKVHMHCDKCEADLKHRLIKHKGIFNVKTDVKAQSLTVEGTIEVEKLLSFLKKIMHKNAQVISIKEDKKEEKKDKGKEEKKEEKKEGKKEEKKEEKKDKGKASDETSKVIEIHHHGNTRDDTKINDHTNVPYIIHYVYAPQLFSDENPNSCSIS; encoded by the exons ATGGAAGGagggaaagaagaaaagaaaaatgacaaaggaAAAGATAAGATTGAAGgaaaggaagaaaagaaaaaagatgacaTTGAATTGATCATTGCTATTTACAAATTAAACATGCATTGTCAAGAATGTGGGAACAAAATCAAGAAGCATCTCTTAACTACTCAAG ggGTACAAAGTGTGGAAATGGATATTGAGAAAGGAGAGATGAAGGTAAAAGGGAAATTGGACCCTTTGAAAGTGTTGAAGATTATAGAGAAGAAGAGTAATAAAAAAGTTGAATTAATATCACCAAAAGTGAAGCCTAAAGAGATTACTATTAGTAAGCCAAAGGAAATTAAGGAT CCAATTGTCCGAACTATATCTGTGAAAGTTCACATGCATTGTGACAAATGTGAGGCTGATCTAAAGCATAGATTAATCAAACACAAAG GTATTTTCAATGTTAAAACCGATGTGAAAGCTCAAAGTCTAACCGTTGAAGGGACCATTGAAGTGGAAAAATTATtatcatttttgaaaaaaataatgcaTAAAAATGCACAAGTTATTTCCATAAAAGAAGACAAAAAGGAAGAGAAGAAAGATAAGggtaaagaagaaaagaaagaagaaaaaaaggaaggaaaaaaagaagagaaaaaggaagaaaagaaagacAAGGGCAAGGCTAGTGATGAAACAAGCAAAGTAATAGAAATTCATCATCATGGGAATACAAGAGATGATACTAAAATCAATGACCATACTAATGTTCCTTATATTATTCACTATGTTTATGCACCACAACTTTTTAGTGATGAGAATCCTAATTCTTGTTCTATTTCTTAA
- the LOC131618044 gene encoding uric acid degradation bifunctional protein TTL isoform X1, with amino-acid sequence MELGLGFDENDYLSCCGSTQFAKEMASASPFPSYQHALSVARHIWFNTVDVNGWLQAFSAHPSIGQTRAPSHASQTSAQWSKGEQSTALATATGSSLQELAEWNARYMQKFGFVFLICASGRSTESILAELKKRYTNRPIVEFEIAAQEQMKITELRLSKLFTSKGNIISTTDKNSSLATKKAEEERVSIIGGHVTAASDTLTAKSIQNPSRTRPPITTHVLDVSRGSPASGIDVLLEKWNGNQARPIFGYTDSDGWVVQGSSSTDSDGRSGQLMNIVDDVDPGIYRISFNTGKYNPNGFFPSVSIVFEILESQTRQHFHVPLLLSPFSFSTYRGS; translated from the exons ATGGAATTGGGATTAGGTTTTGATGAAAACGATTACTTATCATGCTGTGGAAGCACCcaattcgccaaagaaatggctTCAGCTTCTCCTTTTCCTTCCTACCAACACGCTCTTTCTGTTGCCAGACACATTTGGTTCAACACCGTTGATGTTAATGGTTGGCTACAAGCTTTCTCTGCTCACCCTTCCATTGGTCAAACTCGTGCCCCTTCTCATGCTTCTCAAACCAGTGCCCA GTGGAGTAAGGGAGAACAATCAACTGCTTTAGCAACTGCTACTGGTTCTAGTTTACAG GAACTAGCTGAATGGAATGCTAGGTATATGCAAAAGTTTGGGTTTGTATTTCTTATATGTGCATCTGGGAGAAGTACTGAATCGATACTTGCTGAATTGAAG AAACGCTATACAAATAGACCAATTGTCGAATTTGAGATTGCAGCTCAGGAGCAAATGAAAATTACAGAACTGCGCTTGTCAAAGCTCTTTACAAGTAAAGGAAACATAATTTCTACAACTGATAAAAATTCCTCTCTCGCAACAAAAAAAGCAGAAG AAGAACGTGTAAGCATTATTGGTGGTCACGTGACTGCTGCTTCAGACACTTTAACTGCAAAATCGATCCAAAACCCGTCCAGAACCCGCCCACCTATTACCACTCATGTGTTGGATGTTTCGCGGGGCTCTCCAGCTTCAGGCATTGATGTACTTTTGGAGAAGTGGAACGGTAATCAAGCTCGTCCGATATTCGGTTACACGGATAGTGACGGATGGGTGGTTCAAGGGTCTTCGTCGACAGATTCAGACGGTCGTAGTGGTCAACTAATGAACATAGTTGATGATGTGGATCCAGGGATATACAGGATAAGTTTCAACACTGGAAAGTACAATCCGAACGGTTTCTTTCCATCCGTATCTATTGTGTTTGAAATCTTGGAGTCACAGACAAGGCAACATTTTCATGTTCCTCTATTGCTTTCGCCATTTTCCTTCAGCACTTACCGTGGAAGCTAG
- the LOC131616179 gene encoding 3-hydroxyisobutyryl-CoA hydrolase 1-like encodes MASPAKLDEDQVLVGRKSSARVLTLNRPKQLNALSYYMVSKLLEIFHDDEGNPDVKLIIVKGNGRAFCAGGDVAAVARDAKGGDWRFGAKFFDTEYKLNYLMATYSKPQVSILNGIVMGGGSGASMHGRFRVVTEKTVFAMPETALGLFPDVGAAYFLSRLAGFFGEYVGLTGARLDGAELLACGLATHFVPSSKLPLLEESLCKVETSDPAVVSAIIDKYSEQVSLKEDSVYHRMDVINKCFSRKSMEEILSSLETEATSKADSWISTTLETLKKSSPTSLKVFLRLIREVRLLGVGDCLVREYRIVCHILQGRHSKDFFEGCRAILIDKDRKPKWEPSKLELLSDSDVDKYFSKLDAEWWKDLELPKRFKNLPAHAISKL; translated from the exons ATGGCTTCCCCGGCCAAACTCGATGAAGATCAG GTTCTGGTGGGACGTAAATCATCTGCCAGAGTTTTGACATTGAACAGGCCAAAACAATTAAATGCTCTCTCTTATTATATG GTATCTAAGCTATTGGAAATATTTCATGACGACGAGGGAAATCCTGATGTTAAATTGATTATCGTTAAG GGAAATGGAAGGGCATTTTGTGCTGGTGGTGATGTTGCAGCCGTTGCTCGTGATGCAAAAGGAG GTGATTGGAGGTTTGGTGCAAAGTTTTTTGACACTGAAtataaattgaattatttgatgGCAACATATAGTAAGCCTCAG GTTTCAATTCTTAACGGAATTGTCATGGGAGGTGGCTCTGGTGCTTCTATGCATGGAAGATTTCGGGTTGTTACAGAGAAAACC GTCTTTGCAATGCCAGAAACAGCTTTGGGATTATTTCCTGATGTAGGCGCCGCATATTTCTTGTCTAGATTAGCTGGATTTTTTG GTGAATATGTTGGTCTTACAGGTGCTAGGTTGGATGGTGCAGAATTGCTTGCTTGTGGTCTTGCAACACATTTTGTCCCTTCATCG AAACTACCGTTATTGGAAGAATCATTATGCAAGGTGGAAACTAGTGATCCAGCTGTAGTATCTGCAATTATTGATAAGTACTCGGAGCAGGTTTCCTTAAAAGAGGATAGTGTTTATCACAG GATGGATGTAATCAATAAGTGTTTCTCTAGAAAATCAATGGAAGAAATTTTATCTTCTCTT GAGACCGAAGCTACGAGTAAGGCTGACAGTTGGATTTCTACAACCCTTGAAACTTTGAAGAAATCATCTCCAACAAGCCTTAAAGTCTTTCTTAGATTG ATTAGAGAAGTCAGGCTTCTAGGTGTTGGTGATTGCCTTGTTCGCGAGTATAGAATTGTTTGTCATATCCTACAAGGACGCCACAGCAAAGATTTCTTCGAG GGTTGTAGAGCTATACTAATAGACAAAGACAGGAAGCCAAAG TGGGAACCTTCCAAATTGGAGCTTCTTAGTGACAGCGATGTGGACAAATACTTCTCTAAGCTTGATGCCGAATGGTGGAAAGATTTGGAACTTCCCAAAAGGTTCAAAAACTTGCCTGCACATGCTATTTCCAAGCTTTAA